A genomic region of Castor canadensis chromosome 16, mCasCan1.hap1v2, whole genome shotgun sequence contains the following coding sequences:
- the LOC109674616 gene encoding protein C19orf12-like, which yields MARGQFKPVPQILMELPPAEQQKLFNEVAAIVRNLDWMDAVKLTTLVMGSQALQQQLVAMLVNFIINGLGAEIRYDD from the coding sequence ATGGCAAGGGGGCAATTTAAGCCCGTGCCTCAGATCCTCATGGAGCTGCCTCCTGCTGAGCAGCAGAAGCTCTTTAACGAGGTTGCGGCCATCGTCAGGAACTTAGACTGGATGGACGCCGTGAAGCTGACCACGCTGGTCATGGGCAGCCAggccctgcagcagcagctggtggCCATGCTGGTGAACTTTATCATCAATGGGTTGGGGGCCGAGATTCGCTATGATGACTAG